The following coding sequences are from one Candidatus Bathyarchaeota archaeon window:
- a CDS encoding site-specific integrase produces the protein MKQQAITRTISPPITRNRQLSLDELKTIPIPMQIQSDKIIFETGLKGWKLKQPVTVSLDKVLAAKEKGLITYILNSFLSERPNLIPFVFDNPTVIKMARHFLRHCSGSVHSCYSYSATIEKYSIWLGYNPELIIADTKPVGSIPDPQRVQNHCGYLDDYIAELQDEGLSPGRVHTYAKHVKTFYKVNGVKIEPAEPLSRRVTYKDRAPKPEELAKLLDIADLREKAIISMLALGAFREETLSKLQYRHVQEDLEANRIPIHVHVEAEITKGKYHDYDTFLGAEAAQFLKLYIEHRKKGVGRIPPETLTPEAPLIRDKNTAEEVKPIGPKQLRLKVHSLYKEAGLLKQKRGRMFDLRVHSLRKFFKTQMLALGVQPDYVDYMMGHTVDTYHDIQSLGIDKLRNVYTAAGLAIVQKTKVSKVDALKEIIRAWGMNPEQMLAKDALAEGATTKINADELENHQLVVLSNQLKELIRNETR, from the coding sequence ATGAAACAACAAGCCATCACCCGAACTATCAGCCCTCCTATAACCCGCAACCGCCAACTCTCCCTCGACGAGCTAAAAACCATACCCATACCAATGCAAATACAAAGCGACAAAATCATCTTCGAAACAGGCTTAAAAGGCTGGAAACTCAAGCAACCAGTCACCGTAAGCCTCGACAAAGTTCTCGCAGCCAAAGAAAAAGGACTCATCACCTACATCCTAAACTCCTTTCTAAGCGAACGACCAAACCTCATACCCTTCGTCTTCGACAACCCAACCGTAATCAAAATGGCACGCCACTTCCTACGCCACTGCTCAGGCTCAGTCCACAGCTGCTACAGCTACTCAGCAACTATCGAAAAATACTCCATCTGGCTAGGCTACAACCCAGAACTCATAATCGCAGACACCAAACCAGTCGGAAGCATCCCCGACCCACAGCGAGTCCAAAACCACTGCGGATACCTCGACGACTACATAGCCGAACTCCAAGACGAAGGCCTCTCCCCAGGAAGAGTTCACACCTACGCTAAACACGTCAAAACCTTCTACAAAGTAAACGGCGTCAAAATCGAACCCGCCGAACCCCTAAGCCGCCGAGTCACCTACAAAGACCGAGCACCAAAACCCGAAGAACTCGCCAAACTACTCGACATAGCAGACCTAAGAGAAAAAGCCATAATATCCATGCTAGCTTTAGGCGCTTTTAGAGAAGAAACCCTCTCAAAACTCCAATACCGCCACGTACAAGAAGACCTCGAAGCCAACCGCATCCCAATCCACGTACACGTCGAAGCAGAAATCACCAAAGGCAAATATCACGACTACGACACCTTCCTAGGCGCAGAAGCAGCCCAGTTCCTAAAACTCTACATCGAACACAGAAAGAAAGGCGTCGGCAGAATCCCACCCGAAACCCTAACCCCAGAAGCGCCGCTAATCCGAGACAAAAACACCGCTGAAGAAGTCAAACCAATCGGACCAAAACAACTACGCCTAAAAGTACACTCACTCTACAAAGAGGCAGGTTTACTCAAACAAAAAAGAGGACGCATGTTCGATCTGCGAGTTCACAGCCTGCGCAAATTCTTCAAAACCCAAATGCTCGCCTTAGGCGTCCAGCCAGACTACGTTGACTACATGATGGGACACACAGTTGACACCTACCACGACATCCAAAGCCTCGGCATAGACAAACTACGAAACGTCTACACAGCAGCCGGACTAGCAATCGTACAGAAAACCAAAGTCAGCAAAGTTGACGCCCTCAAAGAAATCATACGCGCATGGGGCATGAACCCCGAACAAATGCTCGCCAAAGACGCACTAGCCGAAGGCGCCACAACAAAAATAAACGCCGATGAACTCGAAAACCACCAACTCGTCGTTTTAAGCAACCAACTAAAGGAGCTGATACGAAATGAAACAAGATAA